The stretch of DNA TGTCGGTCAGCCCCGGTTCGGACGTTCAAATGGGCGAGATGCGCAAGCTGGCAGGTCAGGACAAGGTCCTCCATTTCAAGCTTCTGGTCGGGAAACTCTTCGCTTCGGTCCAAAAATTGGCGTCCTCCAAATCATCCTTCGAGATCGAGGCTGGAGGCGTGGTCTGCGGTGTTCGTGGCACCGAGTACACCCTGCAATACGATCCAACCACCGGAAAGACCAATATCCAAGTGCTCGACGGGACCGTTTGGGTCCAGTCGGGAGGCAACACCTATACCTACGGCGCAGGCCAAGGTGGGTCCTTCACCAATGGGAACCCTGATAAGGGCAACGGGACCGGCAATAACGGGAACGGGAACCAGGGCAAAGGTGGGAACGACTTCAACCCCTTCTACGGGTTCAACGGGAACGGTGGGGATGATCCGGGTGCTCTCTTGGGTGATCTTTCGGGTGGCACGGGGGATGTGGTCGGCCAGACCGGGGATGACGGCCGTAACCAGACGGGCCGCGCGGGCCTGGTCCTTCAATTGGACTTTCCTGAATACGGTAATCCATTGGGTGGTGGTGGCGGTGGATCACCGTCTGTCCGAGGAGGCGGGAAATGAAGATTTCGCCCTCTTTCTTCTCGACGCTTGTTGCCTGTTTCTTGGTGTTCGGTCTTTCGAAGGCCGGTGCTTGGGACCAAGAACTCCAGACGGGTTATGTCTTTGACTTTTGGAATTCGAATTTCATCTATCACGGCAGTGAAAGCCGTCTACCCCTTTCCTATCGTCTTTCGAATGAGAAGTGGTCCTTCCAACTTTCGACCGCTTTCGTTCTGGGCGACTACCAGGCGGACGCAACCCCCTCTTCGGACGTTTCCAAGTTCAGCGGTCAGGATCTCTCCGACCTGAGCCTCCGGGCTTCCGTCGTCCTTCCGACGGGAGGCGATGTGAAGTCCAGTTTTTCGGGAGGATTGAACATCCCCACGGGCGATGACCAGTGGGAAGCGAAGGCGGGGGATGGAGCGGTTCCCTATAATTTCGACCCCAGCTATTACCATGGGCGTGGTTGGGATTTCAACGTCTTCTATACCCTCAACTCGCTGGGGCAAGGGACCCAGTGGGGTGTTGGGTTTGGGTTCCTTCAAGCCTCCAGTTATCTCAATTCGGGTGAAGCGCCCGCTCCCTGGGGGGCTTTGGTGGGAATGGGGACTTTGGGTTTTCCGGCCGGGGCGGACGAGCTTTTTGCCTTGCGCGGTGTCTATAGCCGGCCCCTGGCTGCGAACGCTCCCCATGTGTCGGGTGCTTTCACCCTGAGCCCGACCGTGGAAGCGTCCGGGCAATGGGTCAAGAAGCTGGGTCGCGATCGCCTTCAGTTGACCGTGTCCTATGACCTGTTCGGCCAAAGCACTTTTCCGGACATGTCCTCCGGCATCAATTCACCGACCTCGGAGACTTTTTTGGGTGACCGACTCCGGGTCCGGCCGTTCCTGGCCTGGGTTTTCGCCCCGGGCGTGGCGATGGAAAGCGGACTGGAGTGGAAACATATCCTCTCGAACGGTTACGCGACCGATGACCAGGCCTATAACGGTGGCGGCGACCTCTTGGGGGCGTTGCAAAGCGCTACCTTCCAGGTCGATCCCGCGACCTTCTTCAATTTGGCCGGTTCTTATCAATATGTTCTTGCGAAAGATTACGCGAAGGATACGGGCGGTCAGTTGACGAATGTCACCTTCAATCAATTCACCTTCGGAGCGAATGTGGGGTTCAAATGGTAAAAAAAATTCTGTTCCCGATCGGGTTGCTTGTTTTAGGCGGTTTGTTGGTCTTGACGGGTTGTAACCAAGCCAATCCTCCGGTCACTCCCCGGGATTCGGCGTCTTTGGTCATCGCCTTTCCTGTGCCTAAAACGGTCTCTCCGGCCTTAAAGAACAGGTCCCGGTCGGGGGTTCCTTCTCCGAAATCGGCCTTACCCCTGAGCTATGGGACTTTCGAATACAACATCTCGGCCGGTTCGGAGGCGGTGACGGGTTTCGTGGATATTTCCTACGGAGTGACCATGGGGACCGTGAGCATTCCCCTGCCGCACAATGGAACTTGGCTGGTTTCGGCCGAGTGGCTCGAATACGGGAACCCCCGGTTCATCGGCGCGGATCAGGCCGTGGTCAATGGGACCACCAACCTGAACCTCCAGATGGGGGATGTCACCCTTTATGGTTGCTCCTACGATTACCTGGCCGATCCAAATAGCTGTTATTCGACCTATAGCGGGGATATCTTCACTTTCGATTCGGGTTTTATTGGTTATTCCACCAACCTCGATACGGGTGACATACAGATCGTATACGACCAGAACAATGGTACTGAAACCATGACCAGCCCTTCCGGTGCCAGCCATGGTTTCGCCTATCTCGGAACGGGGGATTGGTTGAACTACACCCAGATCCCGTCGGGGACCGTTTACTACGCCGATTCGGAAGCCGCCAAGACCGCCATTCTGGGGGCCGGCAATGGCGGCATGGCTTACGGCGATGTCTACGCGATCCAAATTTCACCCACGTCCCATGTTTGGCTCCAGATCACCGGTGATTACAATTGCGGGTCCGGGGATGAGGTGTATTTTGGGTTCCGGGTCAATACCCAAGGTTATTCCTACATGAAGTACGAAGCCACCAGCTACGGGAAAGCCAATTGCACCAATGAGACTTATTCCGGCGGCGGTGGCGGTTGAGGCTTCGGCTTTCCTAAAGCCATTGTCCCGACCTTTTCTTGGCCCCATAATCTTTCCATGAGCACTTCCGTCCTTTTGGGGTTATTTCTCCCTCTTTTCGTGGCCATGGACCCCTTGGGTCTCTTTCCGGCCTTCATCCAACTCACGTCCGATCTTTCGGCCCCCAAAAGAAAACGGGTCGTCGATCTTTCCATCCTGACGGCCGGGGTGGTGGGGCTCCTTTTCATCCCCTTTGGCCCTTGGCTCCTGGGTGTCCTGGGCCTCCAGACGGGCGATTTCCAGGTGGCGGGCGGGCTCCTGGTCCTGGTCGTGGCCTTGCGGGACATCGTCTGGGAACAGAAGATGTTGAGCCTGAGCGAGTCCTCCGAAGGGGCGGGGATCGTGCCCTTCGGCATCCCCTTGCTGGTGGGGCCCGCGGTCTTCGCGACCCTCATCCTTTTGCGGGACCGGTTCTCCCCCCTGGAAGTGGGGGCTTCCCTCCTGGCGAACCTGGCCATCGCCTGGGTCGTCTTCCGCAAGTCGGAGCTCTTGATGCATTGGATGGGGCCCGCGGGGAGCCGCGTGGTCTCCAAGTTGGCCGCCCTGCTCATGGCCGCCTACGCGGTGATGATGATCCGCTCCGGCCTGCTTTCCCTCCATCACTTCTTCCAAGGTTGAGGTCATGAAGAACCGCAAGGTCCTGGTCATTTATAAGGAAAGCGCCTACAGCCAGTTCCAGGCTTCGGGCTCCTTGACCAAGGGACTGAAAAAAGGGGATTACCTGGCCGTGGTGCGGGGAAGCCATGACCGCCACCACCGGACCCTGGCCGGCGTCCTGAAGGCCCTGGCGGCCGAAGGTCTCCCCGTGGACCGGGTCCTGCGCCACAAGGCCTACCGGCTCCGGAACGTGGACCACCGTTATGCCTTGGTGGTCTCGGTGGGGGGGGATGGGACGCTCCTGGACGCCTCCCACCTGGTCGAACGGGTCCCCATCCTTGGCGTCAACTCGGACCCGATGCGCAGTGTGGCCCGTTTCAGCGGATGCCGGTTGGAGGATTTTCCCCAGGTCCTTCGGGGACATCTCGAAGGACGAACCAAGCCTGTCCCGGTCCCCAGGCTCCAGTTCCGGGTCAATGGTCGCCCGAACCCTTGGCGGGTCCTTAACGATCTCCTGGTTTGTACGGCCAGCCCCGCCGGTACTTCCCGCTATTTCCTGGAGATCGGTGATAGGTCCGAGGAACAAATGTCCAGCGGCATCTGGGTTTCGACGGCGGCGG from bacterium encodes:
- a CDS encoding FecR domain-containing protein, which encodes MKTLLKLSAVFLLLMAVGPLWAASTESGVLTQVAGKVQVKDRSGKKVRDAKDGSKVKEGERVVTAADSKTIVRFFDGSQLSVSPGSDVQMGEMRKLAGQDKVLHFKLLVGKLFASVQKLASSKSSFEIEAGGVVCGVRGTEYTLQYDPTTGKTNIQVLDGTVWVQSGGNTYTYGAGQGGSFTNGNPDKGNGTGNNGNGNQGKGGNDFNPFYGFNGNGGDDPGALLGDLSGGTGDVVGQTGDDGRNQTGRAGLVLQLDFPEYGNPLGGGGGGSPSVRGGGK
- a CDS encoding MarC family protein encodes the protein MSTSVLLGLFLPLFVAMDPLGLFPAFIQLTSDLSAPKRKRVVDLSILTAGVVGLLFIPFGPWLLGVLGLQTGDFQVAGGLLVLVVALRDIVWEQKMLSLSESSEGAGIVPFGIPLLVGPAVFATLILLRDRFSPLEVGASLLANLAIAWVVFRKSELLMHWMGPAGSRVVSKLAALLMAAYAVMMIRSGLLSLHHFFQG
- a CDS encoding NAD(+)/NADH kinase; translated protein: MKNRKVLVIYKESAYSQFQASGSLTKGLKKGDYLAVVRGSHDRHHRTLAGVLKALAAEGLPVDRVLRHKAYRLRNVDHRYALVVSVGGDGTLLDASHLVERVPILGVNSDPMRSVARFSGCRLEDFPQVLRGHLEGRTKPVPVPRLQFRVNGRPNPWRVLNDLLVCTASPAGTSRYFLEIGDRSEEQMSSGIWVSTAAGSSAAIFSAGGKAQSLTSRSFQFLVREPYQRKFGVRRLVRGILRPGQRLGIVSRMKEGRIFVDGPNLWLPFRLGDRLEVGPSKSPLRLIGVKG